A DNA window from Choristoneura fumiferana chromosome 24, NRCan_CFum_1, whole genome shotgun sequence contains the following coding sequences:
- the LOC141441874 gene encoding venom dipeptidyl peptidase 4-like has translation MQREEILKTRTALWMSADGHMVLYATFNDTLVLEQRYPWYGAALDTDDPAKTYPEIRSVRYPKPGTNNPTVRLTVADIATPNTYEPGT, from the exons AGGAGATACTGAAGACGCGGACAGCGCTGTGGATGTCTGCCGACGGCCATATGGTGCTGTACGCCACGTTTAATGATACCTTGGTACTTGAGCAGCGCTACCCCTGGTACGGCGCAGCTTTGGACACTGATGACCCCGCCAAG ACGTACCCGGAGATCAGAAGCGTCAGATACCCCAAACCGGGCACCAACAACCCGACGGTTCGGCTCACAGTGGCCGACATAGCGACCCCAAACACATACGAACCAGGCACCTAA